The following coding sequences lie in one Stenotrophomonas rhizophila genomic window:
- a CDS encoding TonB-dependent receptor — protein sequence MTRSSRLLTLSALSLAVLSTPMLHAAAADAPSTSPALQRVVPLGRALSTFASQHGVALAFDPALTAGRRAPSVPANLPLEDGLAALLAGTGLRAVRRDDGSYTLEQPAQTSRGGTMPALRVGSTGASLFGEGMTLGQDYVQAQPAGNGDITSLLKINPAVQFDNAQLGSFNPGEISPAEISINGAKFYQNAFLVDGVSFNNDIDPAADASPYRLDSVPGGAQALALDTHLLEDITVLDSNISAAYGGFNGGVVDATTRRPSRTLSGSVSTQMARSEWTRYHLNGDIADSYNKASSYNDGQPEFKKEITRATLEGYVTDTVGLLASVTRKRSTIPSYFYSSHLVDTYGAQKETQRRASDNVFVKAVWEASDQLDLDASVTYAPSENHYFRSNSADGALDIDSGGLQAQVKANWQANWGSLQHQLSWSDTEQSRQADANDFYTWLHSASKPWGTTASSTQGEYGSIEQQSSRLQYKVDANADAFQWLGMTHRLSAGLQVAHERVSFERLEDASSYVVPVRTDTCTNRAGVTDTATCSLGLTDTGAARTTGWPGQYFSQRTRFAAGRIGFNVDSGAAYLEDDIQIGALQLRPGLRVDADSYMDQTTVAPRLAAAYQLHDAGNTRLLAGANRYYGRNAATWQLRDGVNRLRYNSERRSSLDAEWTQGTQATNQVRFNELKVAYDDEWMLGAQQQWGGFDVLFKYVNRTGRDQVIQVPAVTSARRPTTPPCPTATPPGPTTAAAAPTSTAW from the coding sequence ATGACCCGATCTTCCCGCCTGCTGACCCTGAGCGCCCTGTCGCTGGCCGTGCTGTCCACGCCCATGCTGCACGCCGCTGCCGCCGATGCGCCGTCCACCTCCCCCGCCCTGCAACGCGTGGTGCCCCTGGGCCGGGCGCTGTCCACCTTCGCCAGCCAGCACGGCGTCGCACTTGCGTTCGATCCGGCGCTGACCGCCGGGCGGCGCGCGCCCTCCGTGCCGGCCAACCTGCCGCTGGAAGACGGCCTGGCGGCATTGCTGGCCGGCACCGGACTACGCGCCGTGCGGCGCGACGATGGCAGCTACACCCTGGAACAGCCCGCCCAGACCAGCCGAGGCGGCACCATGCCCGCGCTGAGGGTGGGCAGCACGGGCGCGTCCCTGTTCGGCGAAGGCATGACGCTCGGCCAGGATTACGTGCAGGCCCAACCGGCCGGCAATGGCGACATCACCAGCCTGTTGAAGATCAACCCGGCGGTGCAGTTCGACAACGCGCAGCTGGGCAGTTTCAATCCGGGTGAGATCAGCCCCGCCGAGATCAGCATCAACGGTGCCAAGTTCTACCAGAACGCGTTCCTGGTGGATGGCGTGAGCTTCAACAACGACATCGACCCGGCCGCCGACGCTTCGCCCTACCGGCTGGACAGCGTCCCCGGCGGCGCGCAGGCCCTGGCGCTGGACACCCACCTGCTGGAGGACATCACGGTGCTCGACAGCAACATCTCGGCGGCCTATGGCGGCTTCAATGGCGGCGTGGTCGATGCGACTACGCGCCGCCCGAGCCGCACGCTGTCCGGCAGCGTGTCCACCCAGATGGCCCGTTCGGAATGGACGCGCTACCACCTCAACGGTGACATCGCCGACAGCTACAACAAGGCCTCCAGCTACAACGATGGCCAGCCGGAGTTCAAGAAGGAAATCACCCGCGCCACCCTGGAAGGCTACGTCACCGACACCGTCGGCCTGCTGGCCAGCGTGACCCGCAAGCGCTCCACCATTCCCAGCTATTTCTATTCCTCGCACCTGGTCGATACCTACGGCGCGCAGAAGGAAACCCAGCGTCGCGCCAGCGACAACGTCTTCGTCAAGGCCGTCTGGGAGGCCAGCGACCAGCTCGACCTGGACGCGAGCGTGACCTACGCGCCCAGTGAAAATCACTACTTCCGCTCCAACAGCGCCGACGGCGCGTTGGACATCGACAGCGGCGGTCTGCAGGCGCAGGTAAAGGCAAACTGGCAGGCCAACTGGGGCAGCCTGCAGCACCAGCTGAGCTGGAGCGACACCGAGCAGTCGCGGCAGGCCGACGCCAACGACTTCTATACCTGGCTGCACTCGGCCTCCAAACCGTGGGGCACCACGGCGTCGTCGACGCAGGGCGAGTACGGCAGCATCGAGCAGCAGAGTTCGCGGCTGCAGTACAAGGTGGATGCCAACGCCGATGCGTTTCAATGGCTGGGCATGACCCATCGGCTGTCGGCCGGCCTGCAGGTGGCGCACGAGCGCGTGTCCTTCGAGCGCCTGGAGGACGCAAGCTCCTATGTGGTGCCGGTACGCACCGACACCTGCACCAACCGCGCCGGTGTCACCGACACCGCCACCTGCTCGCTGGGCCTCACCGACACCGGCGCGGCCCGCACCACCGGGTGGCCGGGCCAGTACTTCAGCCAGCGCACCCGCTTTGCCGCCGGTCGCATCGGCTTCAACGTGGACAGCGGCGCCGCCTATCTGGAAGACGACATCCAGATCGGCGCGCTGCAACTGCGTCCGGGCCTGCGTGTCGACGCGGACAGCTACATGGACCAGACCACCGTAGCCCCGCGCCTGGCCGCCGCCTACCAGTTGCACGATGCCGGCAACACCCGCCTGCTGGCCGGCGCCAACCGCTATTACGGTCGCAACGCGGCTACCTGGCAGCTGCGCGATGGCGTCAACCGCCTGCGCTACAACAGCGAGCGGCGCAGCAGCCTTGACGCCGAATGGACGCAGGGCACCCAGGCCACCAACCAGGTGCGCTTCAACGAACTGAAGGTGGCCTACGACGACGAATGGATGCTGGGTGCGCAGCAGCAGTGGGGCGGTTTCGACGTGCTGTTCAAGTACGTCAACCGCACCGGGCGCGACCAGGTGATCCAGGTGCCCGCCGTGACCTCGGCGCGCCGGCCGACGACCCCACCCTGTCCAACAGCTACACCACCTGGACCAACGACGGCCGCAGCCGCACCGACATCTACAGCCTGGTGA